The DNA window CGCATGGAAGCTCTTGTTGTGAACGTTAACATCGAGGCAATGCCAAATCTTTACCGAATAATATTGAAGCGTTAGCtcttctaatatttaattttagcgTCCCCTCGATCTTTGTTATTGAAATACACGTTgttgttcttaaaaaaaaaaaatcgtttataCCGTAATTGCGGAGGTACCAAGACACAATCCTGCTTCTATCGAACGTTGTATTTATTTCGATGTGTACATACGAAATACGATGAAATTGATCGACGAAGTGAGTTTTCGTTCGATTATGCTATAATCGCAATTTTTAAAACGAGCAAGTACGTTGCGCTATGAACAAGGTGAGAACGTTGTACGTTGCAAAATGAGGAGATTCTTTTTCCATCGGATTATTATTTCGAGCATAGACtcagtgtttttttttttatttatttatttttatttggacGATTGTAGAGTCATACGATTTTAACACTTTTGATTTCTGAGACTTCTAATTCGAAAATTGTTTCTAGTGTATGTAAGTATATTCTCTGCCGTATCTCAAAGGCGTTCTTCACTTCTTGTCGTACATAAATAAAGCGGCACAGTTTGTATAAAGTGttgatattaagttaataaattgttcCTATATACTTATATGGGAGCAAACTGGTGTTTATCTATAATAACAAGCAATTTTATCTCcccgacgaaaaaaaaaaaaaaaaaaaaaactggccAAGTATATCTgaacaaaaaaaggaaacaacTGCGGAATATTTCTTGTGACATACGGCTACCGACGAATCTCGAACAACTGCATCGTTTAGTACTTTAGTACAATTGCGCGCCTACAGAGataaattgcatattattttcatttaattaggCTTCAGTAATTAACGGTCGAACTTGCCATAGAGTTGTGTTACCAAGAGATAAaactaaagttttttttttttttgaaaaatactatattttaatatatggatttttttaaactgtgtAATACAATAACAAAATTCGATGATTATGCAGATATGCTTTGCTAGCTGCGGACAGTGCGTGCTCTCACGATACGCATTCTTTCGGTGTCACTTTGAAATGTAGGCACACCTCCTTcagcaaatttttcaatatcctCACCTGGTATTCGGAGCTCTGCAAaagaaaaacgttatatcAGTTGGACGTGCAGCGGTGCACTATCTGTTTATCGTCGCGAAGCGAACACTCACCCCGTCGAGAGTAATTGTCGGTATAAAAGACACCCTTGGCACGAGGGAATTTGTCATCTCTCCGTACTTTGCCAAGAGTTCCTTCCCTCTTTCCGTGTTCGAACATTTCTTTATAGATTCCAGGTCCACAGGTATTCGCTTGGCGCACGTATTCATTATCCCTACCGGCACAATGTTGTTCTCAATCATACAAGACACAAATTGTAGTTGTACCGATGGGTCCTTAATGACGTCGATGGAGCAAGCATGGATGATATTCGCTTCACACTCTATCGGACCGTGCTGGCACATGAACTGGTACCCATCGTTTGTCTTCGACGTCTGTGTTGGAAACCGAACACGTAACTTTGGGAAGCTTGCCGTTTAACTTAATCCACTGATCTAATTGTCTCGATTTCTCCCTTGCGGTATATTACAGTCACAGGATTGAGAATGTTACTTTATAAGAGTAATGTtaccattatttttttgtacttttaatctatttttagaGTGATATTCAATTATCAACGTCACTATTTGATCAATTCAATGTGAAACTGGATTTGAATTGGATTCGCAACGTGGTCCATGAGCATTATACATGCtctattacatttataaagtaacaatatcaaataaatttgtcactaaaaatataacgacATTATTGTTACAGACAAAAGGAAGTAacgattatatattaaaaaaaaaagataatggTCACGTTACAAATAACGCATTACTTTCcccaaaaattttgtttattcacATTAATTCAACAATAGAACTCTCTTTTGGTTTTGTAAACGGAggtaatgaaattttattttaacttttttaaatttgatagaaCGGTATTAATAACAAAGCGATATTTGCTTGAATTTTCTTACCTTCGCTTTACCGTACGGTACTAGTTCGATTTCTACGTTCGCCGGGAGTTTTCGATACGTCGGACCTAATtgctttaaaatgaaattacGCGAGTCCGAACATAGAGCTTCGTAATATACGGCCACGTGAACTTTCTGGTAAGCCGGGTCATCTTTTTCGCTCAACGGTGTCGCCGCTTGGTCCACTTGAagttctaaataaaaataaagttgaagaataaaattgaaaaaaaaaaacgatattaaaaaaaaaattcgtgtCAAAACAATCGTTCGTGTAAATAATGGTTATTATCTGTGATTATTTTCACGAGAAGTATAAAAAacttatgaatttttttacagatttttttcaCTATAAATTCTACCGAAAATTTCAATACTCAGAAGACATTTGCAATGGTAcgattagaaaattaaacattaagaaatttttaaattcatcattaaatttaatttaaaaatatgaatgaaatgcttacattaatttttaatattttcaagattcttcaattttcaatttttatttctattaaggATTGATTGCGTCATCttcgaataaattataataaatgtgtattaaaaattaatgtaagcatttcattcatatttttaaattaaatttaatgatgaatttaaaaaattcttaatgtttaattttctgtacacacacacacacacacacacagacatttatttatttggaaACAAATTGAGAATCGTTTTGGAATTTCCGCaagaaattgtaaattctTTCATGAGTAAGACaggtacattaatttaaagtattttcaagattcttccatttttaatattcgatttttattactatgaAATCGATAATCGTTATCTCGgttaaatagaattattttcgagaaatgaaaaatcattaattctACTTTGAGAATGACACctgtacataaattataaattaataaataaattataatatttttaagcttcaattctttatattcaatttttacttttaaatcgAGATGACAATTGTTATCTCAATCATCTGGGATTTTTCCgtgtagaaatatatttaaattcctattgtaaaattttcaaattctacataaaattttactattcgAAAAACATCTGCGATTAAAGTCAGCGTTCCCgttaattttgatttgaaaatataaattatatttatgtgctCGTAAATTACAATAGATTCGAaggatttttcaatttttaatcattaattaaaaatattcgttaTCTCGGAGTCACGGTATTCCGCATGATAATTTTCCGCTAGAATCGCgagttgtttttattatatataatttctataatcgTATTCCGCGAATTGCTTATCTTGTGTGACGAggcccagatagccaaatgtTTTGATTTTGCAGTTATGTTGCCAATAATCGTGCAGCAACTAATTTAGACACTCGGGACAAGATGAGACAGTGTTATGTCTGTTAGGTTGAACTCGTatgaattctatttttaacaatgacAAATTGCTAGTAACATATCaacattaatttgttattaattatttgttgttgCTATGTTGCCGTTATATCGTAAaccatatatatttgtatcatTGCTGACCGtgattccttttttaaatgttttcaaCTGACTGCATGTATAAGTAATCATGTTGCTGAATTCGCAATGTTTTACTTCGACGTCAATAAATGCTAGAACACATGCAATGCATTAGTTTGCTCAAAATGCTATATATCATGTTTGATTATATCTGCGGGATATCGATAAATGGCAGGTTTGTTTTTGTCATTGATTGATGTGGAACGTGGTTCGCTTATCGCATTCAATCCGATCTGTCCAATGGGATTTGTCTcacgttttttatttcgatttttctTCTCATTACGATTCTCACtgcgtataattaaaaacggaTACTCCGTCGAGTCACGAGGATTCCTGTAAATCGGTTGTCGGAGCGCTCGGCGATTACGACCTGACAGATGTTACAATCAAACCGCTTCGAAGCTCATCGGATCGaggattgtttcaaaatacttCAAAAGTATTATCAGATAACAATGCGCTCAGCAAATTACGCAACGAGTAATCGCGAAAGAATTCGACTAGAAATATCAATCTGTAACCTTCAATCAAAATTACGTCGTTATTACACTATTGTactggagagagagagagaaacatttATTACAGCCGCTGCGGATCGCCGTGATCCATTCATCGATCTTCCGGAAAATACGCGGTTTTCGGGGAATCTCGATTTCGCCGATTGACGCGATTGATCACTGACGTCTCATcgcgcggaaaaaaaaaatcgaactCGCGGAAAGGGCGGGCGGTGACGAGCGAACGCGCGCGAGACAGGTGCGACGACAGGTTTCAATGTACCTGGTGTGGCGGCGCCGTCCTGCAGGAACGCGAGCCAGATCTTCGAGGTCTGCCAGAGCAGCAGGCCGAGGAGCAGGAGGAACACGAGGCGCCATCGGAAGCCTAACCCCATCGTCCCGGCTGTTGTCGCGGCGAGAGACGCGCACGACTCTCCGCGCGGCGTCGACgacagcgacgacgacgacgacgacgacgacggcggcggcggcggcgacgacgacgacgacgacggcgacggcggtaGCGGTGGCGGCAACGGCGATGACGGCGGCCCCGTTAGCGCGGACTGACGTAACGTTTTTTAGTGTCGGACGCGGCGCCGGCGGCAGCGACGGCCGACATAGCGTCGCGCGAAGCGCCGATCGATTCTCGAGTACTTTCAACTCTCCTGCGGCAACTCCTCCGCACGTCGACGCGTGTCAACGCGATTTATGATTACTGTCGCGTATCGAATCGCAGAACCGCGTTCCTCCCATTTTCTCGCGTACGTTTCCCGCAGCATCATTACCGCACACGATACGGAGCGCGCATCAGCGCGCAGTGAAGGATCACTCGCGAGTTCGCCGAGTGGACCTCTCGGCCAATCAGACGCAAGTGTTTGATCATAGTCCGATTGATCGAActtcaattttcaatatttgtgaATTCCTTGatcattaaaagtaatttgatatggatgttttatttaaaaatttaataaaaaatttatccatgtaaaggaaaattataaaggaaaaatattccTACATGAAAAACGATAAATCTTTGTCTGTTTtgtataaacttaatttacaaataaaatattaaatatatttgatgatttatattaattattttaataacctaacctaactaataaattgtatcgaattacttttttgttcatgtaacttttaatttaatttagttaaataaaatatattaacttatccaACTCTGTATATGAGCAATAACGTTGTAACGATAAGAAATAAGTAAATGTACCTGAATACACATACGTAGATAATAGTAGCAGGACGTTTTTGACAGTCACaagataatttgattaattccaatgataattttatcaatttttttttcgttaattcATTGTCGCATcgagtttttgagaaaaaaaatgttacacaaTAATATGTAAGCGCAATTTTATAACTTCCTCAATTTTGAAgttgaaaattgtaataagatataataagcAGGGAAGTCTCGGTGATAATAAATTACCGTTATATTATGCGTAAATGTTCTTAACTaagtgttataaataatacagtgTGACGATAAGACTGATTTTACTTGTGTTATTGAACTCTTATTTGCTTCTTTAAATAGCGTAagtatatgttaattttaaaaagtgagaATGtgacgatttttattttatatatctacaaCATCTGTTAATATATCTGTTTCCATTATCTCAATCAAA is part of the Monomorium pharaonis isolate MP-MQ-018 chromosome 2, ASM1337386v2, whole genome shotgun sequence genome and encodes:
- the LOC105834647 gene encoding GILT-like protein C02D5.2, with amino-acid sequence MGLGFRWRLVFLLLLGLLLWQTSKIWLAFLQDGAATPELQVDQAATPLSEKDDPAYQKVHVAVYYEALCSDSRNFILKQLGPTYRKLPANVEIELVPYGKAKTSKTNDGYQFMCQHGPIECEANIIHACSIDVIKDPSVQLQFVSCMIENNIVPVGIMNTCAKRIPVDLESIKKCSNTERGKELLAKYGEMTNSLVPRVSFIPTITLDGSSEYQVRILKNLLKEVCLHFKVTPKECVS